In Ptiloglossa arizonensis isolate GNS036 chromosome 6, iyPtiAriz1_principal, whole genome shotgun sequence, a single window of DNA contains:
- the LOC143147863 gene encoding uncharacterized protein LOC143147863 — MYIGKTKKTTTGNLPQICNHRYLCSLDAIVLIDTHSYIPAKQFSQVYKTITRSVDHTSRNCWPDNDARIPGGALKLHRTVYSNGDTSKTNYLACLGSSMYQRTIDELQDELNSFERRLSTPTSGSYRRKIYDLEAICCADLNRVRSRFVKSLQVFENTIDSIEKLCPRRIKDPACQCATKKPPIENNTDAFRYERPTSRNAKCDRSLPRSKYVVTHTHTHIYIYCALVLRGAYRERNFTFAAEQSNRNSARNSAGEKLFYNRKL; from the exons atgtatattggaAAAACTAAAAAAACTACTACAGGTAATCTACCCCAGATCTGTAATCATCGTTATCTCTG CAGTTTAGACGCAATCGTGTTAATAGACACACATTCTTATATAC CCGCTAAACAGTTTTCCCAAGTGTATAAAACAATTACTCGATCCGTAGATCACACGAGTCGTAATTGCTGGCCAGACAACGATGCACGGATTCCGGGTGGTGCTCTCAAATTGCATCGAACCGTGTACTCTAACGGA GACACGTCGAAGACGAACTATCTTGCATGCCTTGGGAGTTCAATGTATCAGAGAACCATCGACGAGTTGCAAGATGAACTGAACTCGTTCGAGCGACGTCTTTCAACGCCAACATCGGGCTCCTATAGGAGGAAAATTTACGACCTCGAGGCAATCTGCTGTGCTGACCTCAACAGAGTGAGGTCCAGGTTCGTGAAGTCCCTGCAGGTCTTCGAGAATACGATTGACTCGATCGAGAAACTTTGCCCACGTAGAATCAAGGATCCGGCCTGCCAATGCGCCACAAAGAAGCCTCCAATAGAGAATAACACGGACGCTTTCCGGTATGAGAGGCCAACTTCAAGGAACGCCAAATGCGATCGATCGTTGCCTCGATCCAAGTACGTtgttacacatacacacacacatatatatatatattgcgcTTTGGTACTTCGTGGTGCATACCGAGAACGTAATTTTACATTTGCGGCAGAGCAATCTAACAGAAATTCAGCTAGAAATTCTGCGGGGGAAAAGTTATTTTATAATAGGAAATTATGA